CGGGGCATCCGAGAATCACGGTTCGACGGAGCGGAAGCCTCTTTCGACGACGAGATCATCCTCCGGTACGCGTCGAACAGTCCTGCTGAGCCCGGCCGAAGGCTCCGCCCCGAACTGCTCCACCATTTCTGATCGCATTCCGCGGAGCAGGGAAACGACCTCCACCTTCCGGCCGGATCGTTTTCGGAAACCTCCCGCCCCCGGAACGGGGCATATCGAAAACCTCCAGACCGAGCTCACCCAACCGACGCGAACCGAGCACCCGAAACGACTTCCGGAAAGTCGAAGCGCAGCCCCCTCGGCATCGATACCGCACGCTCCCCGAGCGACAGCCCCGCACTCCGAAACGCGTCCCCTTCCAGACGGCCAAAAAGTTTGGTACATCTCGTCGAGAAAACGCGAAAGCAACCAGAACACAGCATCGCGTTACTCTGACCGACACGACGAAAATCATCCACCGGTCGCGGACGAAACCCCGAAAACGATGAAGACGCGGCCCCTCGGAGAAACGAGCATTCTCGTTGACTCCCGTGACGTCTCCTTCGCTCGACTTCCGGTGTTCCTCCTCCGTGATGACACGGCGAGCTGACCGGCGGCCGACACACCACATACGACGAGCGGCCCCGAAGCGGCGGAAGCAGGGGAGGCGGACAGTCGTACCATGATGCGGTG
This portion of the Actinopolyspora lacussalsi genome encodes:
- a CDS encoding hypothetical protein (product_source=Hypo-rule applied); translated protein: MTAPHHGTTVRLPCFRRFGAARRMWCVGRRSARRVITEEEHRKSSEGDVTGVNENARFSEGPRLHRFRGFVRDRWMIFVVSVRVTRCCVLVAFAFSRRDVPNFLAVWKGTRFGVRGCRSGSVRYRCRGGCASTFRKSFRVLGSRRLGELGLEVFDMPRSGGGRFPKTIRPEGGGRFPAPRNAIRNGGAVRGGAFGRAQQDCSTRTGG